The following coding sequences lie in one Musa acuminata AAA Group cultivar baxijiao chromosome BXJ1-8, Cavendish_Baxijiao_AAA, whole genome shotgun sequence genomic window:
- the LOC103993309 gene encoding pto-interacting protein 1 → MSCFGCCEEDNIHRTTVSGGPYVTNYTTGNDGPYHAANPPPKGAQTVRPQPIAVPAIPVEEIREVTKNFGDEALIGEGSFGRVYFAVLRNGRSTAIKKLDSSKQPDQEFLAQVSMVSRLKHENVVELVGYCVDGNLRLLAYEFATMGSLHDILHGRKGVKGAQPGPVLSWQQRVKIAVGAAKGLEYLHEKAQPHIIHRDIKSSNVLLFDDDVAKIADFDLSNQAPDMAARLHSTRVLGTFGYHAPEYAMTGQLSSKSDVYSFGVVLLELLTGRKPVDHTLPRGQQSLVTWATPRLSEDKVRQCIDSRLGGDYPPKAVAKFAAVAALCVQYEADFRPNMSIVVKALQPLLNTRSGHPGEGPGL, encoded by the exons ATGTCGTGCTTTGGGTGCTGTGAAGAGGATAATATTCATCGTACTACTGTCAGCGGTGGTCCTTATGTAACAAACTATACAACAG GAAATGATGGACCATATCATGCTGCAAACCCTCCTCCTAAAGGTGCTCAAACTGTTAGACCTCAGCCTATTGCAGTCCCAGCCATTCCTGTAGAGGAAATAAGGGAAGTCACAAAGAATTTTGGCGATGAAGCTTTAATTGGGGAGGGCTCATTCGGTAGAGTGTATTTTGCTGTTCTCAGAAATGGTAGAAGCACAGCTATAAAAAAGTTAGACTCAAGCAAGCAGCCAGACCAAGAATTTTTAGCACAG GTTTCCATGGTGTCGAGGCTGAAGCATGAGAATGTCGTGGAGTTAGTTGGTTACTGTGTTGACGGAAATCTCCGTCTATTAGCATATGAGTTCGCTACCATGGGATCTCTTCATGATATTCTTCATG GGAGAAAAGGGGTTAAAGGAGCACAACCGGGGCCAGTGTTGTCATGGCAACAAAGAGTGAAGATTGCTGTAGGAGCAGCAAAAGGACTTGAATACCTACACGAGAAAGCTCAACCTCATATTATTCATCGTGACATAAAGTCCAGCAATGTTCTgctctttgatgatgatgttgcaaAGATAGCTGACTTTGACCTATCAAATCAGGCTCCTGACATGGCTGCTCGTCTTCATTCTACTAGAGTTCTGGGGACATTTGGTTATCATGCACCAGA GTATGCGATGACTGGTCAACTTAGCTCTAAGAGTGATGTGTATAGCTTTGGTGTTGTTCTATTGGAGCTTTTGACTGGCCGCAAACCTGTGGACCATACTTTACCAAGAGGACAGCAAAGTCTTGTGACTTGG GCAACGCCAAGGCTCAGCGAAGACAAGGTAAGGCAATGTATTGACTCAAGGCTAGGTGGAGATTATCCCCCCAAAGCAGTTGCAAAG TTTGCTGCAGTGGCTGCCTTGTGTGTGCAATATGAAGCTGATTTCAGGCCAAACATGAGTATCGTAGTCAAAGCGCTACAACCCCTGCTGAACACTCGGTCTGGCCACCCTGGTGAAGGCCCCGGACTGTGA
- the LOC103993308 gene encoding probable receptor-like protein kinase At5g18500, with translation MSSPNTALAEHLSQKIGPFGLKMWEIIGISFGVLLFCALLLLVMCVWIQNRRRYQRASGYLPTTQIPAFSRDIKEVPVEKSIKDDSALLRIYDGYSDNDSNKGADISKLEHGDSNSDSDSFRYVEKDSSSKSAEVGSTGIVDVNRQHSAHPLVAPSQFAGLPEFSHLGWGHWFTLRDLQIATNWFSKDNVLGEGGYGIVYRGQLVNGTPVAIKRLLNNLGQAEKEFRVEVEAIGHVRHKNLVRLLGYCVEGTQRMLVYEYVNNGNLEQWLHGAMRERGSLTWDARMKIILGTAKALAYLHDAVEPKVVHRDIKSSNILIDEDFNAKVSDFGLAKLLGAGKSHIATRVMGTFGYVAPEYANTGFLNEKSDIYSFGIVFLEAITGRDPVDYRRPPDEVNLVDWLKWMIGNRRSEEVVDPGIVTRPSTKALKKALLTALRCVDPDSEKRPTMGRVVQMLEPDNPRPHQDQKHRHERAGEIEVELQRKNSDTKTKPDFKSNRKKGNGEK, from the exons ATGTCATCACCCAACACTGCTCTTGCTGAACACCTATCTCAAAAGATAGGTCCTTTTGGTCTTAAAATGTGGGAGATAATCGGTATCAGTTTCGGAGTtctcttgttttgtgcactattaTTGCTAGTGATGTGTGTCTGGATTCAAAACCGGAGAAGGTATCAAAGGGCTTCAGGTTACCTGCCCACCACTCAGATACCTGCATTTTCAAGAGATATTAAGGAAGTTCCAGTTGAGAAATCCATAAAAGATGACTCTGCTCTTCTCAGAATTTATGATGGCTATAGTGATAATGACTCAAATAAGGGTGCAGACATAAGCAAGTTGGAACATGGTGACAGCAACAGTGACTCTGACTCATTTCGTTATGTTGAGAAAGATTCAAGCTCCAAGTCTGCTGAAGTGGGAAGCACAGGGATAGTTGATGTTAATAGACAGCATTCTGCTCACCCTTTGGTTGCTCCTTCACAGTTTGCAGGCCTTCCGGAGTTCTCTCACCTAGGTTGGGGTCATTGGTTTACCCTAAGGGATTTACAAATTGCGACCAACTGGTTTTCCAAGGACAATGTTCTTGGGGAGGGTGGTTATGGCATTGTTTATCGTGGGCAGCTGGTCAATGGAACTCCAGTAGCAATCAAGAGACTCCTCAACAATTT AGGCCAAGCAGAGAAAGAATTTAGAGTTGAAGTTGAGGCCATTGGTCATGTTCGTCACAAGAACTTAGTTCGGCTCCTTGGATACTGTGTGGAAGGCACTCAAAG GATGCTGGTTTATGAATATGTCAATAATGGAAATCTTGAGCAGTGGCTTCATGGGGCCATGCGGGAGCGGGGTTCTCTCACTTGGGATGCTCGTATGAAGATTATTTTGGGAACAGCTAAAGC CCTGGCCTATTTACACGATGCTGTTGAACCAAAAGTAGTGCATCGGGATATCAAGTCCAGTAACATATTGATTGATGAAGATTTCAACGCCAAAGTGTCTGACTTTGGTTTAGCAAAGCTGCTGGGTGCTGGGAAAAGCCATATTGCTACTCGAGTGATGGGTACTTTTGG ATATGTGGCACCGGAATATGCGAATACTGGATTTCTTAATGAAAAGAGTGACATCTACAGCTTTGGCATTGTTTTCTTGGAGGCCATTACTGGGAGGGATCCAGTTGACTATCGTCGTCCTCCTGATGAG GTAAATCTTGTTGACTGGCTTAAATGGATGATTGGCAACCGCCGTTCAGAAGAAGTGGTAGATCCAGGCATTGTTACTAGACCATCTACTAAAGCTCTTAAAAAGGCACTTTTGACCGCATTGAGGTGTGTCGATCCAGATTCAGAGAAGAGACCAACAATGGGCCGGGTTGTCCAGATGCTGGAACCTGATAACCCTAGACCACATCAG GACCAAAAGCATCGACACGAGAGAGCTGGGGAGATAGAAGTTGAATTACAAAGGAAGAATTCTGACACAAAAACCAAGCCTGATTTTAAATCCAACAGAAAAAAAGGCAATGGCGAAAAATGA